In the Leifsonia sp. 466MF genome, one interval contains:
- a CDS encoding LysE/ArgO family amino acid transporter gives MLATFFTGLGSAASLIVAIGAQNAFVLRQGLRREHVLPIVLICVISDALLIAAGVAGIGVLVKNAPLALEIVRWASFAFLLGYAVFAARRALKPESLTASGAVVGSLAAAVGTCLAITWLNPHVYLDTVLLLGSLSASHGDPGRWVFGAGAATASLLWFGLLGFGARFAAPVFAKPIAWRILDGGIAVLMVVLAILLVV, from the coding sequence GTGCTCGCAACGTTCTTCACCGGCCTCGGCTCGGCCGCATCCCTCATCGTCGCCATCGGCGCGCAGAACGCGTTCGTCCTCCGCCAGGGGCTGCGCCGCGAGCACGTCCTGCCGATCGTCCTCATCTGCGTGATCAGCGACGCCCTGCTGATCGCGGCGGGCGTGGCCGGCATCGGGGTCCTGGTGAAGAACGCGCCGCTCGCGCTCGAGATCGTCCGCTGGGCCAGCTTCGCCTTCCTCCTCGGCTACGCCGTCTTCGCCGCGCGCCGGGCGCTCAAGCCGGAGTCGCTGACCGCCTCCGGCGCCGTGGTCGGATCCCTCGCCGCGGCCGTCGGCACCTGCCTCGCGATCACGTGGCTCAACCCGCACGTCTATCTCGACACCGTGCTGCTTCTGGGCTCGCTCTCGGCCTCGCACGGCGACCCGGGCCGCTGGGTCTTCGGCGCGGGCGCCGCGACCGCCAGCCTGCTCTGGTTCGGTCTGCTCGGTTTCGGCGCGCGGTTCGCCGCTCCCGTCTTCGCGAAGCCGATCGCCTGGCGCATCCTGGACGGCGGGATCGCGGTGCTCATGGTCGTGCTCGCGATCCTGCTGGTCGTCTAG
- a CDS encoding TetR/AcrR family transcriptional regulator — protein MPRLIDHEERDREIAEAALRVLARDGLAGLSVRNVAAEAGIATASLRRAFPEQDALRRFCLEHIRQNATRRIERVRGEGRMAVLAVLEELLPLDEERRIELTAHLQLGALALSSGQLRPVLLGFNSAIRELCVRLIAELERAGELRAGADAPAEADRLHALVDGVALHLLWEDGPEERRQAVGVLAAHLDRLR, from the coding sequence ATGCCCCGGCTGATCGACCACGAGGAGCGCGACCGCGAGATCGCCGAGGCGGCTCTGCGCGTGCTGGCGCGCGACGGCCTGGCGGGCCTGTCGGTGCGCAATGTGGCGGCCGAAGCGGGCATCGCCACCGCATCCCTCCGCCGGGCCTTCCCCGAGCAGGATGCGCTGCGCCGCTTCTGCCTCGAGCACATTCGGCAGAACGCGACACGTCGCATCGAACGGGTTCGCGGCGAGGGCAGGATGGCCGTGCTCGCCGTCCTGGAGGAACTGCTGCCCCTCGACGAGGAGCGGCGGATCGAGTTGACCGCACACCTGCAGCTCGGGGCGCTGGCGCTCAGCAGCGGGCAGCTCCGACCGGTCCTTCTGGGTTTCAACTCCGCCATCCGCGAGTTGTGCGTCCGCCTGATCGCGGAACTCGAACGGGCGGGGGAGCTTCGGGCGGGAGCGGATGCGCCGGCCGAGGCCGACCGGCTGCACGCCCTGGTCGACGGCGTCGCTCTCCACCTGCTCTGGGAGGACGGACCAGAGGAACGCAGGCAGGCCGTCGGCGTGCTGGCGGCGCACCTGGATAGGCTCCGCTGA